A stretch of Faecalibacterium duncaniae DNA encodes these proteins:
- a CDS encoding branched-chain amino acid ABC transporter permease codes for MTVFFSQLINGLSLGSIYALIALGYSMVYGIILLLNFAHGDVIMVGAYMSWFVMNQLGLGPVTAVCATIITCTLLGVVIEKVAYTPLRNAPRISLLITAIGVSFFLEYTAELVMGSGAKVIPSYYGNKTFMIGSVPLGLTSVITLVVTVLSMLVLTFLVQKTKLGKAMRAVSEDMDAARLMGINVNSTISFTFAVGSALAGIGSVLYCCSYPQATPTMGSMLGLKAFVAAVLGGIGSIPGAMIGGIAIGLCECFVSAIGLSAWKDAVTFAILIIVLLFKPTGFLGRKVQEKV; via the coding sequence ATGACAGTGTTCTTTAGTCAGCTGATCAACGGCTTGTCCCTTGGCAGCATCTATGCACTGATCGCACTGGGTTACAGCATGGTGTACGGTATCATCCTGCTGCTGAACTTTGCCCACGGCGATGTCATCATGGTGGGTGCATACATGTCCTGGTTCGTTATGAACCAGCTGGGCCTTGGCCCGGTGACGGCCGTGTGCGCCACCATTATTACCTGCACCCTGCTGGGTGTGGTGATCGAAAAGGTCGCCTACACCCCGTTGCGCAACGCGCCCCGCATCTCCCTGCTGATCACGGCCATTGGTGTCTCCTTCTTCCTGGAGTACACCGCTGAGCTGGTGATGGGTTCCGGCGCGAAGGTCATCCCTTCCTACTACGGCAACAAGACCTTTATGATCGGCAGTGTGCCCCTGGGCCTGACCTCCGTGATCACGCTGGTGGTCACCGTGCTGTCCATGCTGGTGCTGACCTTTCTGGTGCAGAAGACCAAGCTGGGCAAGGCCATGCGCGCTGTCTCTGAGGATATGGACGCTGCCCGCCTGATGGGCATCAATGTCAACAGCACCATCTCCTTTACCTTTGCGGTGGGCTCCGCGCTGGCCGGTATCGGCTCGGTGCTGTACTGCTGCTCCTACCCGCAGGCTACCCCCACCATGGGCTCCATGCTGGGCCTGAAAGCCTTTGTTGCCGCCGTTCTTGGCGGCATCGGCTCCATCCCGGGCGCAATGATCGGCGGCATTGCCATCGGCCTGTGCGAGTGCTTCGTCTCCGCCATCGGCCTTTCCGCCTGGAAGGATGCCGTCACGTTTGCCATCCTGATCATCGTGCTGCTGTTCAAGCCCACCGGCTTCCTCGGCCGCAAGGTGCAGGAAAAGGTGTAA
- a CDS encoding uridine kinase family protein: protein MLSTTLSPLVEKLSNFLSVHPDHPVLVALDGRCGSGKTTLAAQLARQFPQSITVHTDDFYLPPASRVANWEQIPCANMDLERLRAQVLTPARAGQAIPYRAYSCRAGAYLPEQCFAPQPLVIVEGSYSCHPTLADCYDLKVFVTCSKEEQARRLLAREGERYSGFTARWIPLEEGYFAKFQIEQTVDFILDTTC, encoded by the coding sequence ATGCTTTCAACCACCCTTTCCCCTCTCGTGGAAAAACTCTCCAATTTTCTCTCTGTCCATCCCGATCACCCGGTGCTGGTGGCGCTGGACGGCCGGTGCGGCAGCGGCAAAACCACGCTGGCGGCACAGCTGGCCCGGCAGTTTCCCCAGAGCATCACGGTGCATACCGATGACTTTTATCTTCCTCCAGCCAGCCGTGTGGCAAACTGGGAGCAGATCCCTTGCGCCAACATGGACTTGGAGCGTCTGCGTGCCCAGGTGCTCACCCCCGCCCGGGCAGGGCAGGCGATCCCCTACCGTGCCTACTCCTGCCGGGCGGGTGCCTACCTGCCGGAACAATGCTTTGCGCCCCAGCCGCTGGTCATCGTGGAGGGCAGTTACAGCTGCCACCCCACCCTTGCGGACTGTTATGATCTGAAGGTTTTCGTCACCTGCTCCAAGGAAGAGCAGGCCCGCCGTCTGCTGGCGCGGGAGGGAGAACGCTATTCCGGCTTCACCGCCCGGTGGATTCCGCTGGAAGAGGGGTATTTCGCAAAATTCCAGATCGAGCAGACCGTTGACTTTATCCTTGATACGACCTGTTAA
- a CDS encoding ABC transporter ATP-binding protein, protein MAETMLKVDNINVYYGNIHAVKDVSFEVNEGEIVTLIGANGAGKSTTLKTISGLLHPKTGDILYKGKSIKGVRAHKIVEAGLAQVPEGRHVFLHMTVEENLDMGAYTQPASTIAANKEKVFTLFPRLKERRRQLAGTMSGGEQQMLAMGRALMSNASMLMLDEPSMGLSPLLVQEIFDIIRDIHKEGMTILLVEQNAQMALSVADRAYVLETGHVVMDGTGAELLTNERVRNAYLGG, encoded by the coding sequence ATGGCAGAAACGATGCTGAAAGTTGATAACATCAACGTTTATTACGGCAACATCCACGCTGTCAAGGATGTTTCGTTTGAGGTGAACGAGGGCGAGATCGTGACCCTGATCGGTGCCAACGGTGCCGGTAAGTCCACCACCCTGAAAACCATCTCCGGCCTGCTCCACCCCAAAACAGGCGACATTCTGTACAAGGGCAAGAGCATCAAGGGCGTGCGCGCCCATAAGATCGTGGAGGCCGGTCTGGCACAGGTGCCGGAGGGCCGCCATGTGTTCCTGCACATGACCGTGGAGGAAAACCTGGATATGGGTGCCTACACCCAGCCCGCTTCCACCATTGCGGCCAACAAGGAAAAGGTATTCACCCTCTTCCCCCGCCTGAAGGAGCGCCGCAGGCAGCTGGCCGGTACCATGTCCGGCGGCGAGCAGCAGATGCTGGCCATGGGCCGTGCCCTGATGAGCAACGCCTCTATGCTGATGTTGGATGAGCCCTCTATGGGCCTTTCTCCGCTGCTGGTGCAGGAGATCTTTGATATCATCCGCGATATCCACAAGGAAGGTATGACCATCCTGCTGGTGGAGCAGAACGCACAGATGGCCCTTTCCGTGGCCGACCGCGCCTATGTTCTTGAGACAGGCCACGTGGTCATGGATGGCACCGGTGCAGAGCTGCTGACCAATGAGCGCGTCCGCAACGCTTATCTGGGCGGCTGA
- a CDS encoding branched-chain amino acid ABC transporter permease: MNKNRKTIKMPVRYLMNAVLVALLFVALSYLTRNILSTYQNKVLMTVGINIILAVSLNVATGYLGQLPLGHAGFMAVGAYTCALFTKFCPLPDGVSFAIGLVLACIVAGLFGVLIGIPALRLTGDYLAILTLGFGEIIRITLNNIDDVLGFKLFYGSKGLKNIPKYSNFTNVFLCVVITCFLIHAMMKSRHGRAVLAIRDNEIAAESCGIQTTYYKVMAFAFSAAFAGLAGGLYACYIGVLNPSTFGFMKSIEILVMVVLGGMGSMLGSILSATVLTILPEATRSFDSYRMVIYSLVLILMMIFRPGGLLGSYDFSMSRLVERVLFGKKKKEGADHE, encoded by the coding sequence ATGAATAAGAACCGTAAAACGATCAAAATGCCCGTGCGCTACCTGATGAACGCCGTGCTGGTGGCTCTGCTGTTCGTGGCGCTTTCCTACCTGACCCGGAATATCCTGTCCACCTACCAGAACAAGGTGCTGATGACGGTGGGCATCAATATCATCCTGGCGGTCTCCCTGAACGTTGCCACCGGCTATCTGGGGCAGCTGCCGCTGGGTCATGCTGGTTTCATGGCTGTGGGTGCCTACACCTGCGCCCTGTTCACCAAGTTCTGCCCGCTGCCGGACGGTGTCTCTTTTGCCATCGGTCTGGTGCTGGCCTGCATCGTGGCTGGTCTGTTCGGTGTGCTCATCGGCATCCCGGCCCTGCGCCTGACCGGCGACTATCTGGCCATTTTGACGCTGGGCTTTGGTGAGATCATCCGCATTACCCTGAACAACATCGATGATGTGCTGGGCTTTAAGCTGTTCTATGGCTCCAAGGGCCTGAAGAACATCCCCAAGTACTCCAACTTCACCAACGTGTTCCTCTGCGTGGTCATCACCTGCTTCCTGATCCACGCCATGATGAAGAGCCGCCACGGCCGTGCCGTGCTGGCCATCCGCGACAACGAGATCGCCGCCGAGAGCTGCGGCATCCAGACCACCTACTACAAGGTCATGGCCTTTGCCTTTTCCGCTGCCTTTGCGGGTCTGGCAGGCGGCCTGTATGCCTGCTACATCGGCGTGCTGAACCCCTCCACCTTCGGCTTTATGAAGTCCATCGAGATCCTGGTCATGGTGGTTCTGGGCGGCATGGGCTCTATGCTGGGCTCCATCCTCTCCGCAACGGTCCTGACCATCCTGCCTGAGGCGACCCGCAGCTTCGACAGTTACCGCATGGTGATCTACTCGCTGGTGCTGATCCTGATGATGATCTTCCGCCCGGGCGGACTGCTGGGCAGCTATGATTTCTCCATGAGCCGCCTTGTGGAGCGTGTCCTGTTTGGCAAGAAAAAGAAGGAGGGTGCAGACCATGAGTGA
- a CDS encoding FtsX-like permease family protein, with translation MQKSYRKNIRRDFRSNLNRFLSLFGIVALGVMMLTGLVSFAPSMRTAGQKYYVQQNVFDLRVLSTLGLSESDLSAIAATEGVSAVMPVKYLDTEGRWSSSTDGAVLRVQQLPADPAADTEANMNRLTLLEGRMPETANECVVQVLGHADPVPLGTVVTLPEDTEDIRRTEYTVVGQVQDPQYFSATQETSTVGDGILDALVFVQDGELTADYYTVCYLKVADAAQYDNYSDEYQTAVDTVADRLDAISKEHCVARRAQLIEDATTQLNDAKQTYSEQKAEAERQFAQAEQKLTDAQRELDAAKAQLDAGEAELAAQKAALPDTMQSGAATLVSSEEQVLEFEDQLQQIQLLVNLKQVADPLLGYAETALNNAQKALDEAEPEDEEYTELRDALAKAQAAYDNIKGQLDGYQAQLDAGKQQMYAKGLISSPNLSNTDLVTEAKAALRSMKVQLLQGQLQLSTGTATAYTQFEAARAQLDEGWAQYQSGQEQLDASRTEYETQKADAEQKLAEGQQQINDAEEKIADIQNGEWYVLDRGSTLSLVTLEQYADRMAAIARVFPVFFFLVAALVASTTMTRMVDENRLQMGTLKALGYSNASIAGKYLLYGIAASVLGSIVGIAVGFVVFPTIFWYAYRTMMFSLPTFTLHFYPGLALGSMALSAAVIGLATLQACRASLKEKSAALLLPRAPAAGKRILLEYLTPLWKRMSFSQKTTARNLFRYKKRFFMTVLGVAGCTALLLIGFGIQDSLLPMLTKQTTELTHADLTISLSDEKALTMENGLADLLDSSSGITSWGRYYTKSVTLYNAEGEKETVSLVAAADESQMTEYFTFRTRQGHKAIAFDDSSVILTEKTAEKLGLSVGDSFEVETADGGRRSLTLTGITENYVFTRLYLSQAQLKTLNSGALPAWNAVYGQTDCPTDAARASLSSAILACNYVSSASFIEDTTQMFDGLIGCLNYVVMLVIVCAAALAAVVLYNLISVNLGERKKELATIKVLGFYDKEVYRYIFREIDLLSLIGSLVGLVVGIPLHQFIIRTVEMDQMMFIRSIAPRSFVFSVALTMLFNFAVCLLMRRHVRQISMVESMKAPE, from the coding sequence ATGCAGAAAAGCTATCGTAAAAATATCCGGCGTGACTTCCGGAGCAATCTGAACCGGTTCCTTTCCCTGTTCGGCATCGTGGCGCTGGGCGTGATGATGCTGACAGGCCTGGTCAGCTTTGCCCCCAGTATGCGCACCGCCGGGCAGAAGTACTATGTCCAGCAAAATGTGTTCGACCTGCGGGTGCTCTCCACGCTGGGCCTTTCGGAATCAGATCTCTCCGCCATTGCCGCCACGGAGGGCGTGAGCGCCGTGATGCCCGTGAAGTATCTGGACACCGAGGGCCGCTGGTCAAGCTCTACTGACGGAGCCGTGCTGCGGGTGCAGCAGCTTCCCGCCGACCCGGCTGCGGATACCGAGGCCAATATGAACCGCCTGACCCTGCTGGAGGGCCGGATGCCCGAAACCGCCAACGAGTGTGTGGTGCAGGTGCTGGGCCACGCTGACCCTGTCCCGCTGGGCACCGTGGTCACCCTGCCCGAGGACACCGAGGACATCCGCCGCACCGAATATACCGTGGTGGGCCAGGTGCAGGACCCTCAATATTTTTCTGCCACCCAGGAGACCAGCACCGTCGGCGACGGCATCCTGGATGCTCTTGTGTTCGTGCAGGACGGTGAATTGACCGCAGATTATTATACTGTCTGTTATCTCAAGGTAGCAGATGCCGCACAGTATGACAATTACAGTGATGAATACCAGACCGCTGTGGATACTGTGGCTGACCGGCTGGATGCCATCAGCAAGGAGCACTGTGTGGCCCGCCGGGCTCAGCTTATCGAGGATGCCACCACCCAGCTGAACGATGCCAAACAGACCTACAGCGAGCAGAAGGCCGAAGCCGAGCGCCAGTTTGCACAAGCCGAGCAGAAGCTGACCGACGCGCAGCGGGAGCTGGATGCCGCCAAGGCCCAGCTGGACGCAGGCGAAGCCGAGCTTGCCGCCCAGAAGGCCGCCCTGCCCGATACCATGCAGAGCGGTGCCGCCACGCTGGTGAGCAGCGAAGAGCAGGTGCTGGAATTTGAGGATCAGCTTCAGCAGATCCAGCTGCTGGTCAACCTGAAACAGGTGGCTGACCCCCTGCTGGGCTATGCCGAGACCGCTCTGAACAATGCCCAAAAGGCGCTGGATGAGGCCGAGCCCGAGGACGAGGAATACACCGAGCTGCGGGACGCGCTTGCCAAGGCACAGGCCGCTTACGATAACATCAAGGGCCAGCTGGACGGTTATCAGGCCCAGCTGGATGCCGGCAAGCAGCAGATGTATGCCAAAGGGCTCATCTCCTCGCCCAACCTCTCCAACACCGACCTTGTCACCGAAGCCAAAGCCGCCCTGCGCAGCATGAAGGTACAGCTGCTGCAGGGCCAGCTCCAGCTGAGCACCGGTACTGCCACTGCCTACACCCAATTTGAGGCCGCCCGTGCCCAGCTGGACGAGGGCTGGGCACAGTACCAGTCCGGGCAGGAACAGCTGGACGCTTCCCGCACCGAATACGAGACCCAGAAGGCCGATGCGGAGCAGAAACTCGCCGAAGGCCAGCAGCAGATCAACGATGCGGAAGAGAAGATCGCGGACATCCAGAACGGCGAGTGGTATGTGCTGGACCGCGGCAGCACCCTGAGCCTTGTCACGCTGGAACAGTACGCCGACCGGATGGCTGCCATTGCCCGGGTGTTCCCGGTGTTCTTCTTCCTGGTGGCGGCGCTGGTGGCTTCCACCACCATGACCCGCATGGTGGACGAGAACCGCCTGCAGATGGGCACCCTCAAGGCGCTGGGCTACTCCAACGCCAGCATTGCAGGCAAGTACTTACTCTATGGCATTGCCGCCAGCGTTCTGGGCAGCATCGTAGGCATTGCCGTGGGCTTTGTGGTGTTCCCCACCATCTTCTGGTACGCCTACCGCACCATGATGTTCTCCCTCCCCACCTTTACCCTGCACTTCTACCCGGGCCTGGCACTGGGCAGCATGGCCCTCAGCGCGGCGGTCATCGGCCTTGCCACCCTGCAGGCCTGCCGCGCCAGCCTCAAGGAAAAATCCGCCGCCCTGCTGCTGCCCCGTGCGCCTGCAGCGGGCAAGCGCATCCTCCTTGAATATCTCACCCCGCTGTGGAAGCGGATGAGCTTTTCCCAGAAAACCACCGCCCGCAACCTGTTCCGCTATAAAAAGCGCTTCTTTATGACCGTTCTTGGCGTGGCGGGCTGCACTGCCCTGCTCCTCATCGGCTTCGGCATCCAGGATTCCCTGCTGCCCATGCTGACCAAGCAGACCACCGAGCTGACCCACGCCGACCTGACCATCTCCCTGAGCGACGAAAAGGCTCTGACCATGGAGAACGGTCTGGCCGACCTGCTGGATTCCAGCAGCGGGATCACCAGCTGGGGCCGCTATTACACCAAGAGCGTCACCCTTTACAACGCCGAGGGGGAAAAAGAGACCGTCAGCCTGGTTGCCGCCGCAGACGAAAGCCAGATGACCGAATACTTCACCTTCCGCACCCGGCAGGGCCACAAGGCCATTGCCTTTGACGATTCCAGCGTCATCCTGACCGAAAAGACTGCCGAAAAGCTGGGGCTTTCGGTGGGCGACAGCTTTGAGGTGGAGACTGCTGACGGCGGGCGCAGGTCTCTGACCCTGACCGGCATCACCGAAAACTATGTCTTTACCCGGCTGTACCTCTCGCAGGCGCAGCTCAAAACGCTGAACAGCGGTGCTCTGCCCGCCTGGAACGCCGTTTACGGTCAGACCGACTGCCCCACCGATGCAGCCCGCGCCTCCCTCTCCTCCGCCATTCTGGCCTGCAACTATGTCAGCTCCGCCTCCTTCATCGAGGACACCACCCAGATGTTCGATGGCCTGATCGGCTGCCTGAACTATGTGGTCATGCTGGTCATCGTCTGCGCTGCCGCATTGGCCGCCGTGGTGCTCTACAACCTCATCAGCGTCAACCTGGGCGAGCGCAAAAAGGAGCTTGCCACCATCAAGGTGCTGGGCTTCTATGACAAGGAGGTCTACCGCTACATCTTCCGGGAGATCGACCTGCTCTCTCTCATCGGCTCCCTGGTGGGTCTGGTGGTGGGCATTCCCCTGCACCAGTTCATCATCCGCACTGTGGAAATGGACCAGATGATGTTCATCCGTTCCATCGCCCCCCGCAGCTTTGTGTTCAGCGTGGCGCTCACCATGCTCTTCAACTTTGCCGTCTGCCTGCTCATGCGCCGCCATGTCCGCCAGATCAGCATGGTGGAAAGCATGAAAGCGCCGGAATAA
- a CDS encoding GNAT family N-acetyltransferase codes for MTFTPFETARLRLRPQEARDAGFALCIWGDPITGKYLSDPVLDDIDDLNEYMELLRSLSDSTDCYYVIAENKVTHQPIGTCCAVVKDGGSCWDIGYCIHPTCWRKGYAKEMVNALVQFGAQNGIKTVLADVAAENAGSCGVMRALGFTPTENGTFRRSGSQTEYKSLTFKKQL; via the coding sequence ATGACTTTCACACCTTTTGAAACCGCCCGGCTTCGCCTGCGCCCGCAGGAAGCTCGGGATGCCGGGTTTGCACTCTGCATCTGGGGTGACCCCATCACCGGAAAATATTTGTCCGACCCGGTGCTGGACGATATCGATGACCTGAACGAATATATGGAATTGCTCCGCAGCCTGAGCGACAGCACCGACTGCTATTATGTCATTGCAGAGAACAAAGTCACCCACCAGCCCATTGGTACCTGCTGTGCTGTGGTCAAGGATGGCGGCAGCTGCTGGGATATCGGTTACTGCATCCACCCTACCTGCTGGCGCAAGGGTTATGCCAAAGAAATGGTAAACGCTCTGGTGCAGTTCGGTGCACAGAACGGTATAAAAACCGTTCTGGCCGATGTTGCCGCCGAAAATGCCGGTTCCTGCGGCGTGATGCGTGCACTAGGTTTCACGCCCACTGAAAATGGAACCTTCCGCCGAAGTGGCTCTCAGACCGAATACAAAAGTCTGACATTCAAAAAGCAGTTATAG
- a CDS encoding ABC transporter ATP-binding protein, with product MEHFVQFEDVSKYYQTGSVRIAAADHLNFYVDKGEFCIIVGPSGAGKTTLLNILGGMDTCDEGHVWLDGQDVSHFSEKELTTYRRYDVGFVFQFYNLVQNLTALENVELASEICRDPLDPAATLESVGLGERLNNFPAQLSGGEQQRVSIARALAKNPKLLLCDEPTGALDYKTGKQVLALLQRTCRETGRTVIVITHNTALTAMADRIIQVKSGQILSNKVNEHPVPVEQIEW from the coding sequence ATGGAACATTTTGTGCAGTTTGAGGATGTTTCCAAATATTATCAGACCGGCAGTGTCCGCATTGCGGCGGCCGATCACCTGAATTTTTATGTAGACAAGGGCGAGTTTTGCATCATTGTGGGTCCCTCGGGTGCAGGCAAGACCACCCTGCTGAACATTCTGGGCGGCATGGACACCTGCGACGAGGGCCATGTCTGGCTGGACGGGCAGGATGTGAGCCACTTTTCCGAAAAAGAGCTCACCACCTACCGCCGGTATGATGTTGGCTTCGTGTTCCAGTTCTACAATCTGGTGCAGAATCTGACTGCACTGGAAAATGTGGAGCTGGCCAGCGAGATCTGCCGTGATCCGCTGGACCCCGCCGCCACGCTGGAAAGCGTGGGTCTGGGCGAGCGGCTCAACAATTTCCCTGCCCAGCTTTCGGGCGGCGAGCAGCAGCGTGTCTCCATTGCCCGGGCGCTGGCCAAGAACCCAAAGCTCCTGCTCTGCGATGAGCCCACCGGTGCACTGGACTACAAGACCGGCAAGCAGGTGCTGGCCCTGCTTCAGCGCACCTGCCGCGAAACAGGGCGCACCGTCATCGTCATTACCCACAACACGGCCCTGACGGCCATGGCGGACCGGATCATCCAGGTCAAGAGCGGACAGATCCTGTCCAACAAGGTCAACGAACACCCGGTGCCGGTGGAACAGATCGAGTGGTGA
- a CDS encoding ABC transporter substrate-binding protein, which yields MKKMISRRNFLTTAGVVAAAGVLTACGGSSSSTAASSTAASAAGSAAASGDTIKIGVMGPLTGNVSVYGQAVVNGASLYLKQVNADGGINGKQIEILTEDEQGDATQAVNCFTKMVDEGITALVGDVTTTPTLAVAAESADYNMPMVTASATAEAVTYDAETDTVNENVFRATFTDPFQGIKMADYAYQKLGYTKAAVIFKKGADYNEGLAENFVNEFESLGGTIVDQESYSEGDVDFKTQLTSILGKGPETVFCPNYYEEVGQILSQAESVGLNVPFLGGDGWDGLEGYATADQLKDSYFCANYAKGSSPEFEDAYKAEYGEDYPNGFAPLGYDAAKTVVYGVQAAEDAGLEAGTDEYKQAVNDAIASGTIEGITGTFTFDEHHDPVKKTAILTYVDGKPELKEMF from the coding sequence ATGAAAAAGATGATCTCTCGCCGCAACTTTCTGACCACTGCCGGTGTCGTGGCTGCTGCCGGTGTCCTGACCGCCTGCGGCGGCTCCTCTTCCAGCACTGCCGCTTCTTCCACTGCCGCATCCGCTGCAGGCTCTGCCGCTGCTTCCGGTGACACCATCAAGATCGGCGTGATGGGCCCCCTGACCGGCAACGTTTCCGTTTACGGCCAGGCCGTTGTCAACGGCGCTTCTCTGTACCTGAAGCAGGTCAACGCCGACGGCGGCATCAATGGCAAGCAGATCGAGATCCTGACCGAGGATGAGCAGGGTGATGCTACGCAGGCTGTCAACTGCTTCACCAAGATGGTGGACGAGGGCATCACTGCTCTGGTGGGCGATGTCACCACCACCCCCACCCTGGCAGTTGCTGCCGAGAGCGCAGATTACAACATGCCCATGGTCACTGCTTCCGCTACCGCTGAGGCCGTTACCTACGATGCCGAGACCGACACCGTGAACGAGAATGTCTTCCGTGCCACCTTTACCGACCCGTTCCAGGGCATCAAGATGGCTGATTATGCTTACCAGAAGCTGGGCTACACCAAGGCAGCTGTCATCTTCAAGAAGGGCGCTGACTACAACGAGGGTCTGGCTGAGAACTTTGTCAACGAGTTCGAGAGCCTGGGCGGCACCATTGTCGATCAGGAGAGCTACTCCGAGGGCGACGTGGACTTCAAGACCCAGCTGACCAGCATCCTGGGCAAGGGCCCCGAGACCGTGTTCTGCCCCAACTACTACGAGGAAGTGGGCCAGATCCTGTCTCAGGCTGAGAGCGTCGGCCTGAATGTTCCCTTCCTGGGCGGCGACGGCTGGGATGGTCTGGAGGGCTATGCCACTGCCGATCAGCTGAAGGACAGCTACTTCTGCGCAAACTACGCAAAGGGCTCCAGCCCCGAGTTCGAGGATGCCTACAAGGCAGAGTACGGCGAGGATTACCCCAACGGCTTTGCTCCTCTGGGCTACGATGCCGCCAAGACCGTGGTTTACGGCGTGCAGGCTGCTGAGGATGCCGGCCTGGAGGCCGGTACCGATGAGTACAAGCAGGCTGTCAACGATGCCATTGCCTCCGGCACCATCGAGGGCATCACCGGCACCTTTACCTTTGATGAGCACCACGATCCTGTCAAGAAGACTGCGATCCTGACCTACGTGGACGGCAAGCCCGAACTGAAGGAAATGTTCTGA
- a CDS encoding ABC transporter ATP-binding protein produces MSEFQTRLNSVPSGGFLTDRDKDKKPILDVRELGIDFGGLTAVDGFNLMIGRNEITGLIGPNGAGKTTVFNLLTNVYQPTRGSILIDGMPTAGKKTYQVNRMGVARTFQNIRLFKEMSVIDNIKVGLHESMKYDLASSLIRLPNYWKEEKRCTERAFELLDIFHMADMAYTQAGSLPYGAQRRLEIMRALATSPKLLLLDEPAAGMNPSETAELTETIRRIRDEFNIAVLLIEHDMSLVMGICEGIAVLNFGRIIAKGTPDEIRNNPQVIEAYLGKKEG; encoded by the coding sequence ATGAGTGAGTTCCAGACCAGACTGAACAGTGTCCCCTCCGGCGGCTTTCTGACGGACCGCGATAAGGACAAAAAGCCCATTCTGGATGTCCGTGAGCTGGGCATCGATTTTGGCGGCCTGACCGCCGTGGATGGCTTCAACCTGATGATCGGCCGCAACGAGATCACCGGCCTGATCGGCCCCAACGGTGCCGGTAAGACCACGGTGTTCAACCTGCTGACCAATGTTTACCAGCCTACCCGCGGCTCCATCCTGATCGATGGAATGCCCACGGCGGGCAAAAAGACCTATCAGGTCAACCGGATGGGCGTGGCCCGCACCTTCCAGAACATCCGTCTGTTCAAGGAGATGAGCGTCATCGACAACATCAAGGTCGGCCTGCATGAGTCCATGAAGTACGATCTTGCCTCGTCGCTGATCCGCCTGCCCAACTACTGGAAAGAGGAAAAGCGCTGCACCGAGCGTGCTTTTGAGCTGCTGGACATTTTCCACATGGCAGATATGGCCTATACGCAGGCTGGCAGCCTGCCCTATGGCGCACAGCGCCGTTTGGAGATCATGCGCGCGCTGGCCACCAGCCCCAAGCTGCTGCTATTGGATGAGCCTGCCGCCGGTATGAACCCCTCGGAAACCGCTGAGCTGACCGAGACCATCCGCCGCATCCGCGATGAGTTCAACATCGCTGTGCTGCTGATCGAGCATGACATGAGCCTGGTCATGGGCATCTGCGAGGGCATCGCGGTGCTGAACTTCGGCCGCATCATCGCCAAGGGCACCCCGGATGAGATCCGCAACAATCCCCAGGTCATCGAGGCCTACCTGGGCAAGAAGGAGGGCTGA